One Blastocatellia bacterium genomic window, ACCGTGTGACGACCGAGCGTCAGCCGCTCGCCATCGGCCAGCACACGCGGCGCGCGGTCGGCCAGGTCTTCGATTGAAGTCAGGGCAGCGATACGGCTGCAAACCGGCTGGGCCTGCGGCGCTGCGGCAAGCCACTGGTTGAGCGCGCCGCATTCATCGGCTTCGACATGCGAAAAGGCGACGTAGCGCAAACGCTCGACCGGCAGAACATGCGCGACCGCTTCGCGCACCAGCGGAAAGAGCTTGCGCAGGCCCGTGTGAAACAGCAGCGGTTCTTCGTCTACGATGAGATATTGATTGAACGAAAAGCCGCCCGGAATGGCGTCAAGCGGCGTGTTGATGCGATAGATGCCTTCGGCAATCTCGGATATATTCGTGCCCGTTTGCGTGTTGGTAATCGTCATAATCTCTCCAATGATATTCAAGGATGCGCTGCGCTCAGCCGCCGCTGAGGCAAGCAGAGATTAAACGATAGCATGCGCCTTGAAAGTTCGCGCGGCGGCTACCAGCTCCGCGGCGCGCCGCGCGCTCGCAAGGCTGGCATCAACCAGCATGCCTTCCGCGCCGACCCAATCGCCGACGACGTAGAGGCCGGGCACCTCGTCAACCCGCGGGCCGGGCCTGCCTTCTGTGCCGCCTTGCGTGGCCAGCGCCACGGCGTTCATCACCGTCAGGTCAGGCAGGAAGCGGCGATGCGCCACCTCTTTGCGCCAGCCCGGCTGCACGAGGTCGAGCAGATTCTCCAGCTCGCGCTCGACCTGCGCCGCCGCGTCGTCGGCGTCGGGCGCCAGATATTTGGCCACGTGAATCAATGCGCCGCCCGCCGGGGCCAGTCGCGCCGACGCCGAATGCACGGACAGGTAGAGCGGGCGATCCATGCCGAACGCGTAAAGCGCCTTTGGCATGGGCAAGCGTGTGAGCGCGACATCCAGACATGCCGCTTTCACGGGGATGGCGGCGTCGGCCCAGCGCGCCAACCCGGTCTGCTCGCCGCGCTCGACCAGACGTGCGGCTATCTCCGGACTGGCGGCGATGATGATACTGGCGGCGCAGATGATTCGGCCATCCGCAGTGCGAACGGCGCGCGCCGCGCCATTCGGATCGCGCTCGACACGCTCGACCTTCGCGCCGGTTTCGATCTCGACACCGGCTGCGAGCGCGGCGTCACGCAACCCGTCAACAATCGTCTGCCAGCCGCCATCGAGGTAGAGGACGCCTTTGGCGAAAGCCAGTTGCAATTGCCTGAGCGCCGCGCCGGCGCTCAACCGCTCAGTGGCGTTGGTGTAGGTCGCGATGCGCAGCGCCGCGATCAAGAACTCTTGCACTTCGCTGTGCGTGATGTGGCCCTCGAGCCACTCGCGCAGGCTGACGCGCATCAGGCTTTTCGTATCGAGCTTCGGCAGTGACGCCAGCCAGCGCATGGCTTCGAGCTTTGCCGACAGCCCGAACAGGCCGGTCGTCAGCAGCGAGGTGATCCCTGAAGGGAAGGTGTGCTTCTGATTATTTTTGATGGCAAACGCGCCGGAGACCGCAGGCACGCGCCCGCTCACACGGACGCCCAGCTCGCGCAGAATCTCGATACCGCGCCCGCCGCGATAGAGCGCATGCGGCCCGATGTTGAAATGAAAACCGTCCCGCGTCTTTGTCCGTGCGCGCCCGCCGAGGCCGTGCGCTTGCTCAAACAACCTGACGCGCTTGCCCTGCCGCGCAATGAAGGTGGCGGCGGTCAGCCCTGCCACGCCGCCGCCGATAATTATGGCATCGTAAGTTTCATTTGATTGCATCTTTCCGATCTCCTTTGAAACGGTCGCTTGATCGCTAACGAGATCACGTTTGACGAAGCCGGAAAGTTACAACCTGAGTCATGCCCAGTAAAAGAGAGAGCCTCCTTAAGCTGTGAGATGTACTGGTGACAGACCGTCGGCATCATTTGCTCCGAGCGCCTGGATGGTGCCGAGGCGGATGCCGGCCGCCGCGTAGAGCGAAGGAGGCGCGGTCGTGACGTTTGCCGTGGTCTCAAGTTGCTGATCGCGAATGGCGCTGCTCGGCGAAAGCCACTCCCCTGCGCGCCAGTGGCACCCGCACCTCAATCCTCGTGCCCTGCGAGAGGCGCGAGTCAATCGAGAAGGTGCCGCCGACCAGGCGGAGACGCTCGCGCATGCCGATCAGCCCGATGCCTTTCCTGTTCGTTGTTGACTCGATGTCAAAGCCGCTTCCCGAATCGGCAATCCGCAGCCGGATTTCGGACCCGGTCCCGCGCAGCTCGACCTGCGCGTTCCTGGCGCCGCTGTGCTTGATGACGTTGTTGAGCGACTCTTGCACGATCCTGTAGAGGCAGAGCGAGAGGTCTTGGGGAAGGTCGGGGGGCAGATCGATGGCGCGAAATTCGAGACTGAGGCCGTAGACCTGCGAGAGCTCGGCGCAGAGACTCTTCAGCGCGGCGCCAACGCCGAGGTGAATCAGCTTGGAGGGGTGCAGGTCGTGCGACAGGCGGTGAATCTCGGTCATGAGTTCGAGGGTCTGCTTGAGGATGCCCTGAGCTGTCTGATGGAATTCGGCCTGGGCGGGCGGCGGGTTCTGACTGAGCAGGTCCAACTCGATAGAGATGAGAGCGATGCGCTGGCTGATGTCATCGTGCAGCTCGCGGGCGATGCGGGCGCCCTCGTCCTCGCGGGCGCGGATCAGCTTGCCGCTTAAGTCCATCAGCGCCTGTTGAGCTTCCATGCGCTCGGTGATATCAAAGTTCACGCCCGCGCCGCGCGTCGGCTGCCCGCTCTTGTCGGAGTAGAAACGCCCGCGCGCCGCCATCCAATGAATGCTGCCGTCGGGCCAGCGCACGCGGGCGTCGAATTTAAGCTCTCCGCTTACCCTGGCGCGGGCGAAGGCGGCGTCAAAAACTTCCAGGTCGTCCTCGACGATGTGACGCCGGGCGATCTCGCGGCCCCAGTTTGTCTGCGGCGTGTCATAACCAAAAATCTGGTCGTGGCGAAGATTGCGATGCCCCGAAAAATCATTGGTCAAATCCAGGTCCCATGTCCCCAGCTGCGCGGCTTCGACAGCTATCGTTAAGCTCTCTTGCGCCGCCAGCAAAGCCGCTTCGGCCTGCTTTCTTTTGCTAATGTCCAACATAATACCGCGCAGGCCGATGACCCTTCCCGCCTCATCGTAGATGCAGGTCAGGTGCGCCTCGGCCCATAACTGTCGCCCATCCCTGGTCGTCAAACGGAATTGAACCCTGCCCTCCTTGCCGCCTTCGAAGACCGCGGCGGTCTTTTCGCGGTCTTCGGGGTGAGTGATGGATTGTAAGAAGCCCGGTGTCGCCAACCACTCTTTGACGCTGTAGCCCAGCATCTTTTCGGCATACTCGCTCACAAAAGTGGCTTTCCCTGGATGGCCGTCAGGCTGTGTGAGGGCTTCCCAGACGATGCCCGGCGCGTGGGCGACCACATCGTTCAGGCGCTGGTGCTGGGCGGCGGCGAGCGAGGCAAACCGTTTGATTTCAATTTCGGCCCTTTTCCTTAGGGAACGATTGATGACGAGCACGACAATGAGCGTTGATTGAATCAGCATCACCCCGAGCACGGTTAAGACATACCACCTATACTGTTCCCAAAAGGTAGGGACACGAAAGCGGACGACGCTATCAGGCGGAAGACTCCGCGCGCTGATGCCCCAGCGTTTCAGCTCGCGCCAGTCGAACATGGGTACGAGCGGGGCCATCTGCACGGCAATGTCCTGCGCCCGCGCTCCATTGACGATGCGCAAGGCAATCTCGGCGGCTTTCGTCCCTCTCGCCTCCAACGTCAGCACCTGGCCGCCGACAATCCCCTTGCCGACCTGCCAGCTCGATAGCCCGTAGACCGGCGCGGTCGCCGAAGCGGTGACCAGGGTCAGGATATCTTTGGTTTCTAAGAGGCCACCCGCTTCGTCATAGACCT contains:
- a CDS encoding FprA family A-type flavoprotein, whose translation is MTITNTQTGTNISEIAEGIYRINTPLDAIPGGFSFNQYLIVDEEPLLFHTGLRKLFPLVREAVAHVLPVERLRYVAFSHVEADECGALNQWLAAAPQAQPVCSRIAALTSIEDLADRAPRVLADGERLTLGRHTVEWFDTPHLPHGWESGLMMERETRTLLCGDLFTQPGAKMPALTESDILEPSEALRGKLDYFAHSRNTRAMLERLAATEPQTLACMHGSAWRGDGAALLRALADRMDQ
- a CDS encoding NAD(P)/FAD-dependent oxidoreductase, whose protein sequence is MQSNETYDAIIIGGGVAGLTAATFIARQGKRVRLFEQAHGLGGRARTKTRDGFHFNIGPHALYRGGRGIEILRELGVRVSGRVPAVSGAFAIKNNQKHTFPSGITSLLTTGLFGLSAKLEAMRWLASLPKLDTKSLMRVSLREWLEGHITHSEVQEFLIAALRIATYTNATERLSAGAALRQLQLAFAKGVLYLDGGWQTIVDGLRDAALAAGVEIETGAKVERVERDPNGAARAVRTADGRIICAASIIIAASPEIAARLVERGEQTGLARWADAAIPVKAACLDVALTRLPMPKALYAFGMDRPLYLSVHSASARLAPAGGALIHVAKYLAPDADDAAAQVERELENLLDLVQPGWRKEVAHRRFLPDLTVMNAVALATQGGTEGRPGPRVDEVPGLYVVGDWVGAEGMLVDASLASARRAAELVAAARTFKAHAIV
- a CDS encoding PAS domain-containing protein, producing the protein MRTGLKLVVAMLLLAGLAIVLSPAAARAQRARNAKGILVLYWYNKDFPANVIFDQSFQATLQSASGGAIEYYPEYFETDRFPGESYELLLRDHLRQKYADRTVDVIVAAGDPPLEFLLKYRKDLFPHTPIVFASAKVPAAEVLAAGPGMTGFIILGAYRETLDLALKLHPDTENVFVVSGTLAHDKKYEELCRERLKDYDSGVAINYLTDLAPKELAAKVRSLPKRSVVFYIWQQVYDEAGGLLETKDILTLVTASATAPVYGLSSWQVGKGIVGGQVLTLEARGTKAAEIALRIVNGARAQDIAVQMAPLVPMFDWRELKRWGISARSLPPDSVVRFRVPTFWEQYRWYVLTVLGVMLIQSTLIVVLVINRSLRKRAEIEIKRFASLAAAQHQRLNDVVAHAPGIVWEALTQPDGHPGKATFVSEYAEKMLGYSVKEWLATPGFLQSITHPEDREKTAAVFEGGKEGRVQFRLTTRDGRQLWAEAHLTCIYDEAGRVIGLRGIMLDISKRKQAEAALLAAQESLTIAVEAAQLGTWDLDLTNDFSGHRNLRHDQIFGYDTPQTNWGREIARRHIVEDDLEVFDAAFARARVSGELKFDARVRWPDGSIHWMAARGRFYSDKSGQPTRGAGVNFDITERMEAQQALMDLSGKLIRAREDEGARIARELHDDISQRIALISIELDLLSQNPPPAQAEFHQTAQGILKQTLELMTEIHRLSHDLHPSKLIHLGVGAALKSLCAELSQVYGLSLEFRAIDLPPDLPQDLSLCLYRIVQESLNNVIKHSGARNAQVELRGTGSEIRLRIADSGSGFDIESTTNRKGIGLIGMRERLRLVGGTFSIDSRLSQGTRIEVRVPLARRGVAFAEQRHSRSAT